The Archangium primigenium genomic interval GCGTCGTCCCTCCCCGTCGGCGCGCAGGGAACAGGAGATGACCTTGGAAGTCAAGTCAGGTGCCTGTCCTCCGAGGTCAGGTGCGCGAGCGGACGGCGGCCGGGACGTGTCGGCTCAGGCTCGGGTCCCGGGCCACGGCCGCCGCGCACATCGCCGCGTCGCGCAGCGCGTGCGGCACGTCGACGAGCGCCCGGGGCTGACGCGCGACCCATGCCCGGCACAGCGCCTCGGTGCGCAGGTAGAGGGGCACCTGGACCAGGGTGTCGTGCGGCTCGTCCGCGACGCGACACAGCGCCTCGTCGCGCAGTTCCCTGGGCACGTCCTCGAGCAGGCCCCCGTGGCGACGCGCCTCCAGGCAGAGGTCGGGCGTGCGGAGCGCCCAGGGCACGAAGAGGAGCATGCTTCCGTCCTGCTCGAGGACGGCGCGGCAGAGCGCCTCGTCCCGCAGGGGCTCGGGAACGAAGTACAGCTGCTCCGCGTGGATGCGCACCGCGGTCAGACAGAGCTCGGGGTCGAGCAGGGGCTCGGGGACATACGCGAGGCCCTCGTGGAGCTCATGGCGGAGGTTGTGCAGACAGACCTCGCGGGTGCGGAAGGCCTCGGGCACGGCTTCCAAGGCGACGCCCCGCGCCGCGAGGGCCAGACACGTCTCGCGGTCTCGCAGGACCTCCGGCGCGAGGTCCGCGTGGAAGAAGCCCTCCGCCGTGGCCTCCCGCAGGCAGCGCTTCGGGGTCCGCTCCGCGAAGGGCACGAGGGCCAGTCCCGGAGTCGGCGCCCGGAGGTCGTCCTCCCTCGGCTCCACGCCAGCGGCCGCGGCGATCTCCGCGCGCGACTCCGGAGGCACGAGGTGCAACGCGTGGCGGTTCTGGCGCACCGCCGTGGTGCACAGCTCCAGATCCCGCATCGCCAGGGGTACGAGTCCCAGGGTGACGCCCCAGGAGCTGACGGCCTGGAGGTACAGCGCCCGGTCCCGCAGCCGCTCGGGCACGTGACGGAGCGCGGTGCCATGTTGCTCGATCGCACGGCGGCACAGCGCCGGGTCGCGCAGGGCGTGCGGGACGTGGGCAAGGCTGATCCGTCGTCGGCCCGCGAAGGCGCGGCGGCACAGCTCCGCGTCTCGCAGGGCCCAGGGGACGTGGTACAGCATGTCGGGCCAGCGCATGGCCTCCAGGCACAGCTCCCGGTCCCGGAGGGCGTCGGGCACGTCCTTGAGCGAGGCGCCCTCCTGGAGGGCGGTGAGGCAGAGGGTCCGGTCTCGCAGGGCCGTGGGGACGTGGACCAGGGCCTCGCCGTCCTGTTGCACGGCCTGGAGACAGAGGGCGGGGGTGCACAGGGACTCGGGCACATGGGCGAGGTTGTCGGCCGAGCGCTCCACGGCGAGCTGGCACCACCGGGCGTCCCGGTATGACTCGGGCAGGCAGCGCAGGGGCAGGCCCCAATCGACGATCGCCGAGCGGACAACCTCCTCGCCCACCTCCGAGGGCGAGCGCGCCAGCGGGTCGAGCGCGAAGACGAGGCCCGCGAGCCCCGCCGCCTCCAGCCGAGGCAGGAACGGGCCGAGCACCTCGAGGACATCCGCCGCGTCATCCGTTTCGTGCAGGAAGCTGTCGGTGGGCGCGTGGAACTCGAACTTCTCGCCCCGCACGAGGAAGATGACCAGGGGCCCGGCCTGGGTGTGCTCGGTGAATCCGATGTACTCCACGTCGTCCACGCCCTCCACGCGCCACTCTGCGCTGGTGCGAAGCGCCCGGTCCCAACAGACGGCCGCGACCTCGGTGAGCGGCAAGGCGACGAGCAATTCCGCGTCCTCGAAGAGAATGCGGCTCTGCGCGCGGGCGCGCTCCCGTTGACGGGTGGTCTGCTCGTTCGTGGATGTCATATGGACGAAGGGGGCGACGGCGCGCGCGCGGAGCGTCGTGGAGCGGTCGAGTCGGCGGGCCGGGCGTCCTCCGCCCGGAGCCCGTCTTCCCGCTCAGTTGTGCGGAGGGAAGGCCGCGGGCTGGCCCGTGCCGCCATTGCCCTCGGGCTGTGGCCCCGCCTCGCGCTCTTCCTCGGTCCGGCGATCCGCGCCCTTGTGGCGGAGGGGCGCGTTCTCGTCCGCGCCCTGCTGGGGCGCCTTCTTCTCATTGGGTTGCTTCGGGTCCATGTCTTGCTCCTTTCAGGCGTGTGATTCCCACATTGGGCATGGCCGATCGGCTCCGCCAGGAAGTCCGCCTGGCCGCCCGCTCGCCGGGCTCAGAGGGTCGGGCGGACGGAGGCCGGGACATGGCGGCGCAGGCTGGGGACCTGGGCCACGGCGGCCATGCACATCGCCGCGTCGCGCAGGGCGTGCGGCACGGCGGCGAGCGCCCGGGGCTGGCGCGCGACCATCTCCCGGCACAGCGCCTCGGTGCGCAGGGCGAAGGGAACGGAGGGGAGGGCGTTCAGCGGGCCGTCCTCGTCGACCGCGACACGACACAGTTCCTCGTCGCGCAGCGCCTCGGGGACATCCTCGAGCGCGCCTCCTCGGCGAAGGGCCTCCAGGCAGACCGCGCGCGTGCGGACCGCCCAGGGCACCTGGGGGAGCAGGAAGCCCCATTGTTTGACGGCGGCGAGGCAGACCGCCTCGGTCCGCAGGGGCTCGGGGACGAGGTACAACTGCTCCGCGCCCACGCGCATCGCCTCCAGACACAGCTCGACGTCGAGCACGTCCTCGGGAACGTAACCCAGGCCATACCGGGGCGAGGTGCATAGGTTGCGCAGACAGACCTCGCGGGTGCGGAAGGCCTCGGGCACGGCATCCAGCAAGACGCCTTGCGCCGCGATGGCCAGACACGTCTCCCGGTCCCGCAACACGTCGGGCGCGACTTCCGCGATGGAGGCGCCCCGGGCGGCTTCCCGCAAGCACCGCTCGGGGGTCCGCTCCGCGAAGGGCACGAGGGCCAGCCCGGTGAGCAAGGCTTGGACGCGCGCCTCGTTCAGGTCCACGCCCGCCGCGGCGGCGATCTCCGCGCGCAGCTCCGGAGGCGCGAGGAACAACGAGAGCGGTTCCGAGCGCGCCGCCGCGGTGCACAGCTCGAGGTCCCGCATCGCCAGGGGCACGAGCAACAAGGAGATGCCCTGGGAGCTGACGGCGGAGAGGCACAGCGCCCGATCCCGGAAGGCCTCGGGCACGAAGGAAAGCAGGTCCCCGTCCTCCGCCATGGCGCGCTGGCACAGCTCACGGTCTCGGAATGCGCGCGGCACCTGGTCCAGGAAGACCTGTTGGCCCTCGAAGGCGCGGTGGCACAGCTCCGCGTCCCGCAGGGTCCAGGGGACGTCATTCAACTGCCTGGGGCGTCGGACGGCCTCCAGACACAGCGCCCGGTCTCGCAGGGGGTCGGGCACGTCCTTGAGCGAGGCGCCCGACTGGAGGGCG includes:
- a CDS encoding DUF4116 domain-containing protein, yielding MTRLDHLREAHARPLLQAFLAREHGPERAWADAGAEALFARFAEADPTVGKPHLAWVLRLYLAGRLPAEDLYKVPETLQLFRRARRHLAPAARQLDTYVDLPALWRAVAPFAQVPSKRERVAEERERARAESRMLHEDAELLVAVPHTEFAATWWGRGTRWCTAAEEHNAFAEYDRAGPLVVFIVRGAKFQFHAPTDSFHDDADGAADVLAVLGPFFSQLEAAGLAGLVFALDPLARPPEAVGEEALRSALADWGLPLYGLPEPHRDARRCQLAVERSAANLAHVPEPLRTQALCLQAVRRDGAALVHVPHALRDRALCLAALQSGASLKDVPDPLRDRALCLEAVRRPRQLNDVPWTLRDAELCHRAFEGQQVFLDQVPRAFRDRELCQRAMAEDGDLLSFVPEAFRDRALCLSAVSSQGISLLLVPLAMRDLELCTAAARSEPLSLFLAPPELRAEIAAAAGVDLNEARVQALLTGLALVPFAERTPERCLREAARGASIAEVAPDVLRDRETCLAIAAQGVLLDAVPEAFRTREVCLRNLCTSPRYGLGYVPEDVLDVELCLEAMRVGAEQLYLVPEPLRTEAVCLAAVKQWGFLLPQVPWAVRTRAVCLEALRRGGALEDVPEALRDEELCRVAVDEDGPLNALPSVPFALRTEALCREMVARQPRALAAVPHALRDAAMCMAAVAQVPSLRRHVPASVRPTL
- a CDS encoding DUF4116 domain-containing protein, which produces MTSTNEQTTRQRERARAQSRILFEDAELLVALPLTEVAAVCWDRALRTSAEWRVEGVDDVEYIGFTEHTQAGPLVIFLVRGEKFEFHAPTDSFLHETDDAADVLEVLGPFLPRLEAAGLAGLVFALDPLARSPSEVGEEVVRSAIVDWGLPLRCLPESYRDARWCQLAVERSADNLAHVPESLCTPALCLQAVQQDGEALVHVPTALRDRTLCLTALQEGASLKDVPDALRDRELCLEAMRWPDMLYHVPWALRDAELCRRAFAGRRRISLAHVPHALRDPALCRRAIEQHGTALRHVPERLRDRALYLQAVSSWGVTLGLVPLAMRDLELCTTAVRQNRHALHLVPPESRAEIAAAAGVEPREDDLRAPTPGLALVPFAERTPKRCLREATAEGFFHADLAPEVLRDRETCLALAARGVALEAVPEAFRTREVCLHNLRHELHEGLAYVPEPLLDPELCLTAVRIHAEQLYFVPEPLRDEALCRAVLEQDGSMLLFVPWALRTPDLCLEARRHGGLLEDVPRELRDEALCRVADEPHDTLVQVPLYLRTEALCRAWVARQPRALVDVPHALRDAAMCAAAVARDPSLSRHVPAAVRSRT